TTCTTGAAACACAAAAGGTTTAGCTCAAGAAGTAATCTTCGGATGTCTCCAAACAAACAGCCAGCAATTTTGCCTTTTGGACTGGTACCTTCCTGACATTTCTCTCATATTGAGAAATATGCGTCTGAGGAACCTGAATTTTTTTCGCAAGTTCCAGTTGCGTCATTCCCGCACGCAAACGCATACCTTTCAACATCCGTCCAGGACGAGTAGCCTTGGACATGGGGGGCTGTGTAACCCACCCACTTACATCTGCATCTTGTTGTTCTGAACACAGCAACAAAGCAAACTTCTTAAATGTGTTTGCATAAGCCTGCGGCACAGTCACACAAACCTCTACAAATTCACACTGAGAATCCATAAATCACCTATAGTACTTATTTCGATCGAGTCGGAACTTTT
This region of Desulfovibrio sp. genomic DNA includes:
- a CDS encoding helix-turn-helix transcriptional regulator, whose protein sequence is MDSQCEFVEVCVTVPQAYANTFKKFALLLCSEQQDADVSGWVTQPPMSKATRPGRMLKGMRLRAGMTQLELAKKIQVPQTHISQYERNVRKVPVQKAKLLAVCLETSEDYFLS